A window of the Haloarcula litorea genome harbors these coding sequences:
- a CDS encoding class I SAM-dependent methyltransferase, whose translation MTDAQSFYGRWATLYDRLASLPGVDSWRGRAADALALSPGDAVVEMGCGSGANVPHLRERVGPTGRVVGLDVTGEMLARARTHSDRTGPEVDYLRGDATRPPVDGVDAVLATFVAGIFPDPAGAVDAWCDCVVPGGRVALLNFQRSDAALAAPLNVAFEGFVRLSAPGDRLSRASHASAFERRVRVARERLTERTVDRRYEAFGGGYLGLVSGRVV comes from the coding sequence GTGACCGACGCCCAGTCGTTCTACGGCCGGTGGGCGACGCTGTACGACCGGCTGGCGAGCCTCCCCGGCGTGGACTCCTGGCGGGGGCGGGCCGCCGACGCGCTCGCGCTCTCGCCGGGCGACGCCGTCGTCGAGATGGGGTGTGGCTCCGGGGCGAACGTCCCCCACCTCCGCGAGCGGGTGGGGCCGACGGGTCGGGTGGTCGGCCTCGACGTGACCGGCGAGATGCTGGCCCGGGCGCGGACCCACTCCGACCGGACCGGTCCCGAGGTCGACTACCTCCGGGGCGACGCGACTCGCCCGCCGGTCGACGGCGTGGACGCGGTGCTGGCGACGTTCGTGGCCGGGATCTTCCCCGACCCCGCCGGAGCCGTCGACGCGTGGTGTGACTGTGTCGTCCCGGGCGGGCGGGTCGCCCTGTTGAACTTCCAGCGCAGCGACGCGGCGCTGGCCGCGCCGCTGAACGTCGCCTTCGAGGGGTTCGTCCGGCTGTCGGCACCCGGCGACCGGCTCTCCCGGGCGTCCCACGCCAGCGCCTTCGAGCGGCGCGTCCGGGTCGCCCGCGAGCGCCTGACCGAACGCACCGTCGACCGGCGGTACGAGGCGTTCGGCGGCGGCTACCTCGGGCTGGTCTCCGGTCGCGTGGTCTGA
- a CDS encoding DUF7001 family protein, whose product MVEQVTLSRAPTTEADADAIADWLRERVGAEVVVRDRFLARVADDDLAEDLAARRVLDPDDRETGNTMLGTVRYEERAIERPERAGGVIYDGRALQETLYERLPADERGLDHLHVPLVDRVVGTWGDHDGRWHKRVTVLGQPSLVSVPGLYEAPAKPEQYYEEQQRHALLSGDAPPREVLEEQVDGEFLVADDPRTTEALKGYVLQAYHYLATGEAFCDDERCRLANPHRQPGVVRAQLRDPEFCPAHAERYRP is encoded by the coding sequence ATGGTCGAACAGGTCACGCTCTCGCGCGCGCCGACGACCGAGGCGGACGCCGACGCCATCGCCGACTGGCTGCGCGAGCGGGTCGGGGCCGAGGTCGTGGTCCGCGACCGCTTCCTCGCCCGGGTCGCCGACGACGACCTGGCAGAGGACCTCGCCGCCCGACGGGTGCTTGACCCCGACGACCGGGAGACCGGCAACACGATGCTGGGGACCGTCCGCTACGAGGAGCGGGCCATCGAACGCCCCGAGCGCGCCGGCGGCGTCATCTACGACGGCCGGGCGCTCCAGGAGACGCTCTACGAGCGCCTGCCGGCCGACGAACGCGGCCTCGACCACCTCCACGTCCCGCTGGTGGACCGCGTGGTCGGGACGTGGGGCGACCACGACGGCCGCTGGCACAAGCGCGTGACCGTCCTCGGTCAGCCGTCGCTGGTCTCGGTCCCGGGGCTGTACGAGGCCCCCGCCAAGCCCGAACAGTACTACGAGGAGCAGCAGCGCCACGCCCTGCTGTCCGGCGACGCGCCGCCCCGCGAGGTGCTGGAGGAACAGGTCGACGGGGAGTTCCTCGTCGCCGACGACCCCCGGACGACCGAGGCGCTGAAGGGGTACGTCCTGCAGGCGTACCACTACCTGGCGACCGGCGAGGCGTTCTGCGACGACGAGCGGTGTCGGCTCGCGAACCCCCACCGCCAGCCCGGCGTGGTGCGGGCACAGCTCCGCGACCCCGAGTTCTGCCCGGCCCACGCCGAGCGGTATCGCCCCTGA
- a CDS encoding HTH domain-containing protein, translating to MSNRTKRSRETDSIEDEPTDSASPDGLTVDLWTRRPVCGPRTTVIDRLSSLRAAGKLADFSITTWPEEIVVSGRTEHSDLLDTIEEFEAWAEDNDVTLRPPFETRTASLLVGASEEVLTTPMMLAAAYDGDDLVAVYPCRDGDQTWTIGAFLEALDGEPGDPVTDPERLPGLATR from the coding sequence ATGTCGAACAGAACGAAACGGAGCCGCGAGACGGACTCGATCGAGGACGAGCCCACCGACTCGGCGTCGCCGGACGGCCTGACCGTCGACCTGTGGACGCGGCGGCCGGTGTGTGGCCCCCGGACGACGGTGATCGATCGGCTGAGCAGTCTCCGCGCGGCGGGGAAGCTGGCGGACTTCTCGATCACCACGTGGCCCGAGGAGATCGTCGTCTCCGGGCGGACCGAACACAGCGACCTGCTCGACACCATCGAGGAGTTCGAGGCGTGGGCGGAGGACAACGACGTGACGCTCCGGCCACCGTTCGAGACCCGGACGGCGTCGCTGCTCGTCGGCGCGAGCGAGGAGGTGCTGACCACGCCGATGATGCTGGCTGCGGCCTACGACGGCGACGACCTCGTCGCGGTCTACCCCTGTCGGGACGGCGACCAGACGTGGACGATCGGAGCGTTCCTGGAGGCGCTCGACGGCGAGCCCGGCGACCCGGTCACCGACCCCGAGCGACTGCCCGGTCTCGCCACCCGGTAG